The genomic DNA TGCAGAGAGCAGATTGAGACTTCAGTTACGTTAAAATATCCTTTATTTACAGCACACTAAAATACATTAAAAGTAAAACACTTACATTTAaaaccaccaaaaaaaaaaaaaaaaaaaaaacaatatttacaTGATACAACTGCAAACAGTTGAAATTGCCATTATGTGCCATAGTCTCACCAGGGTGAGGGCCAAGGTCACAtaagcgtgtgcgtgtgtgttagttCTCCAGGTAGCTGAAGATGCTTCTTGGAGGTCCAGGGGCTGCTGCCTTTTTCTCTTGTCGTGGTCGCTTAGCTACGGGTGCAGGCGAATCGGAGCTCAACCTCTTCTTTACCTAAGAGAATGAAGTGCATGGTGAAAGTGAGAACAAGATGGAGAACCACATGGGAAGACTATTTGGAAGCTAAAATACCATATGGTTGTAAACAGATTTGTTTCAGAAGTCATAATCAACCTTCAAGATCTGTTGCCTTTTGCTGACCCATAGGGTGCCAAATGCCTTGCAGCTCCCATTAGagattaaatatatttttatttgcaaGTCCTCTGATTTGGTTTCACAGGACTATGTGATGTaagtatttacatttattactTTAGCCACTGttttccaaagtgacttacatatgtcaactatataacaagggattacattgtccctggagcaacttgaaAGTGCACTTGGAAGGTGTGCACCAAACAGATATTTTgggtgaaccacacacacacacgcacagtagcACTACTGTGACAATGAGCTCAACATTCACTAGCTTTATTTCAGAGCAGGGcctaaagaaaagaaaagagcacCCCCTGGTGGGACAAAGAAGGAAGGACACCTCTAATCCTTGCTTGGACGTGGTGACATTTAACGCTTTAGCTCCTctcagtggacaaaaagaggtACGGCAAATGATTTCAAAACACTATCCCAAAGGTAGATCGTCATGGTACACAAGATCAACtggaaacatgttgctggtggGAATGACCCGCATAACTTGCCTGTTTGGGGTGGTCTGAAGAGGTGGAGTTCTTCTCCGGGGAGAGCGTCTGGAACAGGAAGCCACGAGTGTTGCGTGGGCCAATGGGGTTGCCGTCAGAGATGGAGGCAAGCTTCTGCAGCATGGTTTTTGGCTGGCTCAGCAGTGACCCCCTCTTGACCTAAGGAGAGCAGAGGTCAAAAGGTCATGACACCGTGCAAATGGGGCCTGGCATAACTACCGCAACCGACACAGTTTATATTAAAGTGGAAGTTTCACCCTCAGCTCTGAGCCCCACACAATGCATTTTGAAAACTGCTAAAAAGTGGGCAAGGGGTTGAGAAGACTCAGAATTTTAGATATAATGTGTACGCATCGAAGTGATAAGGAGTTAGTGATTATGAGTAACTGACCACTGCTGCTGGAGCAGGTCTCCGGAATGGGTCAGATGCAGCTTTCTTTTCTTGGACAGGAGCAACAGGAGCCTCTGGAAacaaagagagtgtgagtgtgtgagcctgtgtgtgtgtgtgtgtgtgtgaaaaagagaaagacaaacagacTGATTGAGGTTTTACTTTGGGCTCACCTTTCTTTTGCAGGGTCTTTGCCATCACCTTCTTGGCCAGTTTCATGAACTGACTGTTCTCTTCCTCACCAAAGCACtcgtcatcctcctcctccaccaccaccgctTCACCTTTACTCTTCTTTGACTGAGCCTCAGactgcaacaacacacacagataatcagcatttaacacaaataaacacacacacacaccacacataagatcacacacacaaacatacacacacacacacacacacataaaagatcacacacacacacacacacatacataaaagatcacacacacacacacaaaagatcacacacacagccacataagATTACacaagactacacacacacctgctccctTAGCCATTGCTCCCTTTCCAGACGTTCTTTCCTCCTCTGCATTTCAGTCTGGTCCAgctcttcatcttcctcctcatcctcacccTCACCTCCAGGGCCCGCAAAATCAAAGCCATTctctttgaacacacacacacacactcattagttTGTGCTTTACACAAGTGAGCTTCACAGCAGATCACCAGCTCACATAATGTGATGCTGAGAGAATGGGATGTGACTCATTCTCAGGCTCAGCAGCTGCCAGAGAGGTCATCTCTCACAGGCTGAAAGAGTTCACAGATAAACACTGTTGATACAATCAAGCATCACAAACAATCAGATAAGTGACTAAGAGATAGGAGGAGGgctgagcgtgagtgtgtgtgtctgtgtgagaggcgagagagagtgtgtgagtgagagtgagcgagagctGATTAAATGTGCTGGTGCCTACCCATGTTTTTCCAGCGGAAGCGTCTCATTCGCCCTGGTCCGTCTGAGTGCAAATCCCCGTCGGCAAGGTAACGTTCTTGATACAGACGTAGCTGACGCTTATCATCGTCAAGCACCTGCTTCCTGTACAAATGAGCGACACATCAAAAtgagtgggtgtgtatgtgtgaccctagacagatgggtcaggcccttgagtcgtggatctgctcgaggtttcttcctatatgcatctccaattctagggagtttttcctcgcccctgttacccatgggcctcactattgcattctactgcccctgttacccatgggcctctctctcttttcttttcttcctttctttcctttttctctgattgcctacattctgtaaagcgccatgatacatgtgcaatgttttggcgctctataagcacaataaattgaaattgaaattgtgtGGTGGGGATCTTACATGTGGATCTTGTTGACTTGGTCCTGCAGCTCCTCATCAGATGGCAGGTCCTCCTGTAACTCATCTTCCTCATATTCACTGTCTCCGCCACCCTCTTCATCATCACTGCCCAAATCGCTGCCCGACAGCTCGGCCTCCGAGTCCACAAACTCAGTCAGCCTCCTGAGAGATGCAGAcaaaaggaggagaaaaaaaaaaaaaaaaaaaaaagacagaaagaaagacaagtgAGCCCATCATGGTCAACAATGTCTGCCTAGGAGGCTATTACTTCTGGTCACAGATACGGAGATGGCCCTTACAGTTTCCTCTTTCCTTTTGGTCGGCCGAACACTGcctgcttctcctcctctgcctcatcCTCGTCTTCATCATCACCTTGCTGTTCATCTTCATCCTTgtctccatcatcatcatcatcttcacccGATTCATCATCCTGAGAGCAGAAATAAAGAATGTCACCACAGTAAAGCAACAAGGCACATGTAAAGCATCACACCAAAAATGTCCAGAAACTCATAataccatatacacacacactgatgtataataaatatacacataaatagaaacatgtacacacacacacacgtctctgcGTACCCACCTGGCCACTGAGACTTTCCACATCTGACAGAAGCTTGAACTCACAATCATCTTCCTCTGGCTCCTCATCCTCACACCCAGTTTCctccctacacacatacacaaacacactctctgatATACTGGACTAATCAAAAGAACCTTATGACAGAAGACTGTTTAATGAGAGTAACTATGAAATGAATACTTGTACATATCGTGGTACCTGCTTGCTTTTGTAGTTTTTATGTGAGAAGCGGGGCTGGACGCACACGTCAGCGGAGTAGCACCTGTAGGAGtgaacacacattcaaatgaatgacctctctttctctctcttacacacacacacacacacacacacacacattcccagaTCCAGAAAAGCACTCACTGGGGCTGGTGAACTTTCCAGAGCAGAGCTCAAGCAGCTGGTCCATGTCGGTGTCCAAGCTGGCCTGCATGTCCGGCAGGCTTGGTGGGATGGGCATGGGCAGGGGGCTGGCCGTGTGCTCCAGCGTGCCCGTCGGGGTGTGTGCCAGCGATGATCCGCCCGCGTTCTGCGTGGCGAAGCCCCCCGAGCACAGTCCCAGCAGCTCGTCCATGTTGGCGTCCATGGCGTTCTCGTCCAGGCTCTCCAGGATCAGCCGTTGCCGTGACGACGAGGATGAGGTGGGGGGCGCGCCGGGGCGGCGCACGTTGAGGAAGCCGTCGGCCGTCAGCAGCTGCGACTGCGGCTCCTCCAGCTGCGTGTGGGTGGGCGTGTCCTCGTCCAGGGAGAAGCCGCCCAGGGGGGCctcggagggggaggggggcgcgTAGAGGTCCTGGGAGTCCTCCACCGGCAGGGGCAGCAACATAGATGGATCAGAGCCCTTACCAGagctctgccacacacacacacacacacacacacacacacacacacacacacacacacacacacacacacattaatatatgcatatatgtgtaGGCATCACAGTGTTCATCCTTTAGAGAGGTACACTTCCCTAGTTATTAGCAAAAGTGTTACTAGACTGAGCCAGGTCTAGAATACAGCAGACACTGGAGTAAATCAGGTCCTGGTCTAGGGTGGGTCAGTCAAGGAATGAAGTGGTTCTGAAGTACTGAATGGGCATCAACATGTATTCTGTGTGAGAATAATAACTTTGTTGACTGAGTAACATTACTGAAAGGGCAAGTTGTCACATACTATGGGTGATTAACATCTAATAGGACAGTAACATGAattggcttgtttgtttgtgcatgtgtttgggttgttgcatgtgtgttgtgcgtgtttGTCTCACCTTGGAGGCCGAGCCCAGAAAGCTGGGTCTGAAgaggcagggggagggggagcgGAAGACGCTGGAGGCCACGCCCCGTCCTGCTGTCCGGTTGACGGGCTGGTAGGACGGGATCATGGAGCCCATGAGCTCAAAGCTGCTGTTGTGGCTGCTGTCCTTCACCAAAGACAGAGAGTCGTCCTCCTCTGcggagacaaacacacaaacactgggtCTCAATCACGCACGtacacatactgcacactgaATCATGACACGGTCATGTTAACTAGTGTGGTGGTGTAGCCAAGGGATCCTTCACAGAATTCTGTGGATCTTTtcacttaaaaacaaaaatctaTGAAAATGTCACCCAGTGTAGATGGGGGGGCAGTGTTGGATCTCTGATCTCAACCACTCcgcttttgtatgtgtgtgtacaatacaACATTAAAAAGTTTTAAACTGTTAAcaaagtcgctttggctaaaaagcgtcagccaaatataatgtaatgtaacataaCATACAAACATGCGACTACTGAAGCTGAACGGAAAGTTCAGCCCGTTGCAGCGATTCCCCTCACTCACCCAGTTTATTATCGCTGTCCTGACCGGCTCCCATCCTCTTCACTCCGTCACTGTGGGACAAAACAAACCCAGTCAgtagaccaaacacacacaaactaaggTCACGTCTCCCTCTCATCTGTTCTTACACACCCTCTTTTAGTACAGAAGTGGACACATAGGTCACCTGGTGCGTGAGCAGGAGCTTCCAGCAAATAGCATAAGAGTTACATCGTTGTCATGAGGCGGGGAGGGGCTCCTCATCACTGTCATGTTGCTATCGGCAGCCACCTCTtcctcatcatcttcatcagccTCGTCTTCATCCTGCTGGTCATCACCTCCACCGAGTAGCTCGTccacaccctgacacacacacacacgtgttaaaaataaactcaaatacaaacacacacacgtacatggaGTCAGTGTCAAAGCGGTCCTAGTTTACCTCTTCATCCTCAGACTCAGTCAagtcctcctcttcttcctcctcctctccacagtCCTCGTTGTCGAGGCGATAAAGAGCGGCGCgcttctgtctctcctcctgccGCCGCACCGCCATGGCCTTCTGGAGACGAGACTTGAGCAGGACCAGACACTCacctaacacacagacacatccagaCAGTTAACCATGGtttattgatagatagatagatactgtattgatccccaaggggaaattcaagaatttccaattccccaaggggaaaaaaatcaagAATGAATAGGTGTCTGACAAAAATACCCCTctataacaaacacacacacacacacactctcacacaaaccaACCATCCATCATAGATACACATACTGCACATTGAATCATGACACGGTCATGTTAACTAGTGTGGTGGTGTAGTCAAGGGACCCTTCACAGAATTCTGTGGATCTTTtcacttaaaaacaaaaatctaTGAAAATGTTTGTCACCCAGTGTAGATGCGGGCAGTGTTGGATCTCTGATCTGGACATGGTCAACCACGCCGCTTACCTGGTTTGGATGCGGGcagcttctcctcctctgtgagGGTGACAGTGAGGGCATCGGTGCGCAGCTCCTCCTGGCCAGAGGCGGTGCTGTCCTTCCTGATCACACTGAGCTGCACCGAGCGCTCCCCCTTGGGACGGACCACGGGCTGGACGTGACGCAGGAACCGGTCCTTCAGGGCCTCCAgagctgcgcacacacacacacacacacacacacacacacacaagcgtgctCACAGTCAGAATCATAAACACGATCACAAACACCCACAACTCAAATCTTcctccagaacacagaatcccTACTTCACCAGTAACAACTAAACCCATTAACTAAGGGTGTAACAGCTCAACCATATCACTCTGTAAAgcaccatgagacatgtgtaatgttttgccgctctataagtgaaattaaatagaaaattgaaattgaaatatcGATGCTTCGTCCTAATAGCAAAGGTTGCGGTTGCATTGTAGGTGACAAACATCCAGACGTGTTTTTATTTTACACAAACTACTCTGGGTGGCACCTCAATCCAATGTTCATTGTACTTTTTTGCTTAAGTGAATTCATGGAAACTAGATTGTGTGATTTCATACAAACAAAGTTTGTTGTCAAAGTTGTCAAATCTTTGACTTAAAGAAACGATAGCTACCAAATTGTGATGAAACCTGTGATTTACATCCCTACTAACAACTACACAAAAGCTATGaactcatttaaaaaaaaaaaaaagtaatttatcAGTTATTTCACTACATAGTTCACTGTGAAAACAAAACTGTGAAAGTTGTGAACGCAGTTAATATCTGATAACATgagacattacattacacacagtgCACGATGACATGGCCATATGATCACATGGACACACTCCACAGCTAACACAGCACGTGCTTGGTGCTTGTTTGCACGCTCACCTGGGTTCACCTGTGGGGCCTCCAGCTCCACAAAAGCGTCATCAGAGGACCGGAGTTTGGCCACAGGTGGCGGGTCCAGTCCCAGCTCTCGGAGCCGGGTCAGTTTGTCCTTGCGGGTTTTGATGGCCGGAGCCGGAGCTTCTGCAGGAGGGGCTAAAGCAGAGGACGCTTCCTTGGGTTCTGCCCCAGGCACCTCGGGGACGGTTGGGACCGCGGGCACGTCTGGGAGGGAGGGCGCGTCCTCCATCAAAACGTACGACAGGGCAGCTGGTGTGGCCTCACTGGTGTCTGGCCGGGCGGTgggctcctcctgctgctggacCGATGGGGCGTCTGTGGGCACCTGGAGGTCAGAGGCAGCTGCAGGGGCCTCTTCAGCCTGCTGGGGCTCCGTAGACTGGCTCTGCTTGGTGGAGGCGGCAGTGGCCTCCAGGATAACAGCCTGGTACTGGGCGGACCTGAGCAGGACCCGGGGAGAGCAAAGGGTCAGTGATACATCCATGTGTGTATAGCTGATGCATCCACAGGTATAGTTGAGACACTGGGTATCACATGCAGTTGTATGTGCAATTGTGTGACAAATGTTCATTTGTCTAGatataggggtgtgtgtgtgtgtgtgtgtgtcttacttcAGAAGAGACATAGCAGGCCCTTGAGGTCTGGCTCTCTTTTTGAAGAACTCATGGATGCTCTTGGGCTCGGGTAGGTGGTAGGGCAGCCCAATACTGGACTCTAAAGGGAAGGGAGACAGGTAAATCTGTTCAGTGATCAAGTGTAATTTGCAGAGAAGGGCCTTAGATCAGCATTAGTATAATAGACAGAAAACTCCAGTGGGCACTGACCTCTAACGAGCCTCTGGGTCTCGCTGTGGAGCTGCTTGATATACTCCTTACTGGCACGTGCTGCCttcctctcc from Alosa alosa isolate M-15738 ecotype Scorff River chromosome 20, AALO_Geno_1.1, whole genome shotgun sequence includes the following:
- the LOC125285858 gene encoding claspin isoform X2, translating into MGSPMEGETTEKPPPPEKQADSDDDEDIAVARKPRSRKALRDSDGEGAEEAGGMEGGLVLSASSEGEAEEAAEEKAKVKKATRTKKRIARVSRDSEDSEKENSKEEDGERDGGRRREKSKRRKERERKKETGKKQQKEANEEILAPEGINDSGCLLGNTDLFDAEQGEDEEEEESVEAIRAAVKQKAKKHKPHLEEEHTEKPQRVERKAARASKEYIKQLHSETQRLVRESSIGLPYHLPEPKSIHEFFKKRARPQGPAMSLLKSAQYQAVILEATAASTKQSQSTEPQQAEEAPAAASDLQVPTDAPSVQQQEEPTARPDTSEATPAALSYVLMEDAPSLPDVPAVPTVPEVPGAEPKEASSALAPPAEAPAPAIKTRKDKLTRLRELGLDPPPVAKLRSSDDAFVELEAPQVNPALEALKDRFLRHVQPVVRPKGERSVQLSVIRKDSTASGQEELRTDALTVTLTEEEKLPASKPGECLVLLKSRLQKAMAVRRQEERQKRAALYRLDNEDCGEEEEEEEDLTESEDEEGVDELLGGGDDQQDEDEADEDDEEEVAADSNMTVMRSPSPPHDNDVTLMLFAGSSCSRTSDGVKRMGAGQDSDNKLEEDDSLSLVKDSSHNSSFELMGSMIPSYQPVNRTAGRGVASSVFRSPSPCLFRPSFLGSASKSSGKGSDPSMLLPLPVEDSQDLYAPPSPSEAPLGGFSLDEDTPTHTQLEEPQSQLLTADGFLNVRRPGAPPTSSSSSRQRLILESLDENAMDANMDELLGLCSGGFATQNAGGSSLAHTPTGTLEHTASPLPMPIPPSLPDMQASLDTDMDQLLELCSGKFTSPSATPLTCASSPASHIKTTKASREETGCEDEEPEEDDCEFKLLSDVESLSGQDDESGEDDDDDGDKDEDEQQGDDEDEDEAEEEKQAVFGRPKGKRKLRLTEFVDSEAELSGSDLGSDDEEGGGDSEYEEDELQEDLPSDEELQDQVNKIHMKQVLDDDKRQLRLYQERYLADGDLHSDGPGRMRRFRWKNMENGFDFAGPGGEGEDEEEDEELDQTEMQRRKERLEREQWLREQSEAQSKKSKGEAVVVEEEDDECFGEEENSQFMKLAKKVMAKTLQKKEAPVAPVQEKKAASDPFRRPAPAAVVKRGSLLSQPKTMLQKLASISDGNPIGPRNTRGFLFQTLSPEKNSTSSDHPKQVKKRLSSDSPAPVAKRPRQEKKAAAPGPPRSIFSYLEN
- the LOC125285858 gene encoding claspin isoform X1, coding for MSLLALQQPPVVLPVESLPAESDADSGMGSPMEGETTEKPPPPEKQADSDDDEDIAVARKPRSRKALRDSDGEGAEEAGGMEGGLVLSASSEGEAEEAAEEKAKVKKATRTKKRIARVSRDSEDSEKENSKEEDGERDGGRRREKSKRRKERERKKETGKKQQKEANEEILAPEGINDSGCLLGNTDLFDAEQGEDEEEEESVEAIRAAVKQKAKKHKPHLEEEHTEKPQRVERKAARASKEYIKQLHSETQRLVRESSIGLPYHLPEPKSIHEFFKKRARPQGPAMSLLKSAQYQAVILEATAASTKQSQSTEPQQAEEAPAAASDLQVPTDAPSVQQQEEPTARPDTSEATPAALSYVLMEDAPSLPDVPAVPTVPEVPGAEPKEASSALAPPAEAPAPAIKTRKDKLTRLRELGLDPPPVAKLRSSDDAFVELEAPQVNPALEALKDRFLRHVQPVVRPKGERSVQLSVIRKDSTASGQEELRTDALTVTLTEEEKLPASKPGECLVLLKSRLQKAMAVRRQEERQKRAALYRLDNEDCGEEEEEEEDLTESEDEEGVDELLGGGDDQQDEDEADEDDEEEVAADSNMTVMRSPSPPHDNDVTLMLFAGSSCSRTSDGVKRMGAGQDSDNKLEEDDSLSLVKDSSHNSSFELMGSMIPSYQPVNRTAGRGVASSVFRSPSPCLFRPSFLGSASKSSGKGSDPSMLLPLPVEDSQDLYAPPSPSEAPLGGFSLDEDTPTHTQLEEPQSQLLTADGFLNVRRPGAPPTSSSSSRQRLILESLDENAMDANMDELLGLCSGGFATQNAGGSSLAHTPTGTLEHTASPLPMPIPPSLPDMQASLDTDMDQLLELCSGKFTSPSATPLTCASSPASHIKTTKASREETGCEDEEPEEDDCEFKLLSDVESLSGQDDESGEDDDDDGDKDEDEQQGDDEDEDEAEEEKQAVFGRPKGKRKLRLTEFVDSEAELSGSDLGSDDEEGGGDSEYEEDELQEDLPSDEELQDQVNKIHMKQVLDDDKRQLRLYQERYLADGDLHSDGPGRMRRFRWKNMENGFDFAGPGGEGEDEEEDEELDQTEMQRRKERLEREQWLREQSEAQSKKSKGEAVVVEEEDDECFGEEENSQFMKLAKKVMAKTLQKKEAPVAPVQEKKAASDPFRRPAPAAVVKRGSLLSQPKTMLQKLASISDGNPIGPRNTRGFLFQTLSPEKNSTSSDHPKQVKKRLSSDSPAPVAKRPRQEKKAAAPGPPRSIFSYLEN